The stretch of DNA AATAAAAATTTTCTTGTTTATCTACTATTAAATCTTTTTCATTTTTTGCTAAAAATAGTAAATCATTAATTGTTTGTTCAATTAATGTAAGCTCATTTAGAGAGTTATTTAGTGCATTTTTATATTCATCAGTTGTTCTTTCTTTTCTTAGCGTAACTTCAATTTCACCTCTTATGATTGTAAGTGGTGTTTTTAATTCATGGGAAGCATCAGAACTAAATTGAGAAATTCTTTCAAAAGAAGATTCTAATCTACCAAGTAAATTGTTTACTTCATTGATTAATTGATTTATTTCATCTTCATTTTTTCTTGTTTTTAGTCTTGCAGATAAATCATTTGCATTTATTTGTTTTAATTCAAAGAGTATATTTTCTATTGGTGAGAATGATTTATAAATCAAAAAATTACCAGCAATAATTGCTAATATTAGGATAATTGGTAGAATAAAACTTAAAATATACAAAATATTTTCTAAAGTTGATGTAAGTATTTCTTTTGTTGTTACTATTTCAATTATTACATTTTTTTCACCATGAAAATCTATTTTTATTCTACTTACTAAAAAGTCATTTTGTTCTTCAAATGTAATGATACTTGGTTTTAATTTATTTAAATAGTTATCATCATGTTTGATATTAGATGGAAAGTTTGGTGTTTCAATTATCATTTCATGGCTAATATCATCTAATATTCTTATGTATAAAGGTTCAAAGTTATACTCTTTTTCTTCATCTAATATAGCATTTGTAATTTTATCTTTTTCTAATAAATCATCTGTAATATCTAATATTATTACTTTTAGAGTTGCTTGAAGTTTATCTAAAGTTGATATTTCAAGTGCTTTGTATAATGAAACAGAAAAAATAGTAAGAATTATTGCTTGTATTAAAAAACTATAAATTAGAAGTTTTTTCTTTATTGATAGATTATTTATCACTTATTTTAAATCCTATTCCTCGAACTGTTTTAATCAGTTTATTATCAAAATTCTTATCTATTTTATTTCTTAATCTATAAATATAAACATTTACAATATTACTAATATTTGAATCTTCAAATGAAGATAAAGCTGAATTTATAGTAGTTTCACTCAAAACTCTATCTTTGTTTTTTATTAGATATTCAAGTAGGGCAAACTCTTTTGCTGTTAAAGTTATATTTTCATTTGCTCTAACTGCTGTTTTATTTAATAAATCTAGTTCCAAATCAGCTATTGAAATTTTTGTTTGGCTTGAATTTGTGGTTCGTAGTTGTACTCTAATTCTTGCAAGTAATTCTGCAAAAGAAAAAGGTTTAGCCAAATAATCATTTGCTCCAATATCCAAACCTTTAATTTTATCTTCAATGGAATCTTTGGCTGTTAACATGATAATTGGAGTTTGATTTTTCGAGGCTCTTAGGGCTTTACAAACTTCGATTCCATCTTTAATTGGAAGCATAACATCGAGTAAAATTAAATCATACTCATTTACACTAGCAAGGTATAAACCTTCATCACCATTTGTTGAAGAATCAACTATATAACATTCTTCAACTAATCCTTTTTTTAAAAAGTTAATTATTTTTGTGTCGTCTTCTATTATTAAAATTTTCATAAATTATTCTACACTTTTTGAGATTAATTTAACTATTGTTATTTCTGCATTTGCTTTATATCTAAGTTTTAAACCCCAAGTTCCTAAGCCTTTATTTACATAAATAGCTGTATTTTTTTTATAAAATATTCCTGCAAGAAATGGTTGAACAAGCCTTACTAAATAATGAAAAGGATAAATCTGACCGCCATGTGTATGTCCACATAAAAAAAGGTTTGTATTTCCATCAAGTGCGATTTTATAATCTTTTGGTTGGTGAGAGATAAAAATAGAGGGTTCATTTAAAAGATAGTTTTTTATTTTTTGTTCTTCTCTTTTTATACCAAAAAATTTTGAAAATCTATCAGGAAGACCAGCTATGAATACAGTTTCATTTTTATAAACAAATTCTTTGCAAGAATTATCCATAAAAATAAAATTAGAAAGTTCTTTTTTTAAATCTTCTAAACCATAAAATAAATCATGATTTCCACTTATGTAATAAACTTTAAATTTTAAAGTATTTAAAATTTGAAGTTGTTCTTTTATAAATTTTACTTTTGTATCAATTATATCACCAGTTATAACACAAAAATCAAAAACTAAATCATTACACAAATTTACAAGTTTTTGTACGTTTTCAAGGTTTGTTTTTTTATTTATGTGCAAATCACTTAAATGCAAAATTTTTAAATCATTTAGTTTTGCACTATTTACAAATACATCAACTGTTTGAATATTAGAAAGGATCATTTAAAAAATCCTTCTAATTCATATATAGATGATATAAATTTAATATCTTTTATATAACCATTTTGTATAAAATAAACAGTAATTTTGTTTTCTTCTTCGATGAATTTTTTATTGTTTTCATTGTAAATTAACAAAATATCATATTTATAATCTCTCATTTTTGGAATAGTAAACATTTTTACAACAATAGATGGAATAGATGAAATGTTATTTATAAAAATAGTGTTGTTTCTATCTAAAAAATCACTATTTTTTGATGATAAAAAATCATTTACAAGATTTGTAGTTTCTTTTTGGAAAGTTACTATAATCATTGAAATTTCACTAGTAATAGTATGAATTTTATCAAACTGATTTACTAGTGAAAAAGTACTTATTTTATCATCTATTTTTAATGTACCTGCATTTGCATAAATGCAAACCATCATTGATAAAATAAGTTTTTGTAACATCTATTTTACTTCATTTAATGAAATATTATAAGAGATATCTATTTGATTTCTAACAGTTAAAAAAAGCATTGTTGGTGGCTCTAAATTGAAATCTGTAAGATTAAATGAAAAACCTCCATTTAATAAAATCTCATTATTTTGTTGATTGATAATAATTTTTGCTTTAATATTTTTTGTAACGCCATTTAATGTTAAAGCACCTTTTATTTCATAATCAGTTTCATTTTTTGTAATACTTTTAATATCAAAAGAGATTGTTTTGAATTTTTCTACATTCAATAACTTATACATATTTGTATCTCTGTCTTTTTTTTCACTTATTAGTGTTAAGGTATCAAAATAAATTTTACCTTTGATTGATTCAATACCATTTTCAATTGTTAAATCAGATTTTACATTTTTTGTAGTTGGATTTATTTCACTATCTCCAAAAACATTTGTGTGAGCTTTTATCTCACCATTTTGAACTGTTAAGTTATTTGCATTTGCAAATAGAGCTAAACTTAATATTACTAATAATTTAAACATATTTTATTTCCTTGTTATTTGGTTTATATTCACTCAACATTATTTTAAATATTGCCAATAATAAAATAATTGGAACAAATAAAATTAAATTTGACAAAGCTACAAAAAGCCCTGCACCAGAAGCCATCCAACCAATAAAAATCATATAAAACGTAATGGTTTTAAAATCTTTTTTTGCGATAGTTTGTAAAATCACAACATTGTAATAAGATATTACAAATGGATAAACTATTGATAAAATAAATCCCTCCCTTAAAAAATAAAATAGATATGAAGCTGCAAATAAAGTCAAAATAAGTAAACTTTTTTGATTTTTCTCAATTTTGAAAAATAAAGCACAAAAAACTCCAATTACATGAAATAGTGCAATTTGAAAGGTAAAACCATCCCTCCAAATAGAAATTGTAATATCCCTTGAAAGCGCTTCAAAAAGAGCAGAATCTAAAAATACCCATAAAACCATCATTAATAAAGCAAACTCTTGATTTGATTTTTTTATAGGTTCATTTGTTGGTAGAAATCTTGAAGCAAGTAATGTAATTGTTGTTAATGTAATTGCAATAATTCCCCTTGCTTCAACTTCATAGTTAAATAATAAAGTTCCTGTAACATAAGAAACACTAAGTGCAAGACCAAGTTCTAGTAGAGATGTTTTTTTGATTTCATTTATAATAAGAGGAGCTAAACTTCCAACGGCAAATCCTAAAATAAACAAAGTTAACATATTGAAATTTGGATATAAAAAACTCATAATTAATTGAATAGTTAAAAATAGAGAGATTTTATTTTTAAAATCAATTTTTATATATGAAACCAGTAACGAGCCAATAATTCCTCCTATTGGAAGAGGCGCTATTAAAAACAAATTTGAAGAAAAGTATTCAACAACTCCTGTTTGAGCAATTAGTAAGTAATAACAAAGTTCACTTGCTATAAAAAAAATTAAAATTAATCTTTGCATAAAAACTCCTTTTGATAAAAATAAATTAAATAAACGAATACAAAACTCAAGTCAAATAAACAAATGGCTAAAGCTTCATATCCCAACTTTCCACTGGCATATAAAGCGAAAAAAACTGAACTTGCAAATACTCTAATAATCACTGTTAAGTTCATTAAAACCACTTGGCTTGATGGATTTTTTAAAGCCATATAATGAATAATTCCAGTCATACTTACAAAAGCAAAAACCACATATTCATAAACTCCACTAAAACTAAATCCAATTAAAGGATAAATAAAACTAGCAAGTAAAATCAAAAATACTCCTCCTAATCCATCACTTAAAATTCCAGCGATGTTATAAAGTTCTATTTTTGAATAAGTTTTTGTTTTAATACCTATTTGTATAAATGCAGATATAAAAATAAAAGTAAAACATCCAAAAATAGTTCTTAAAATCCAAAGATTTTGACTTGGAATATTTAAAAGTCCTGCTTCTGTAAAACCTGAAATTGATAAAACTATAAATATTCCTAAAAGTGCAAACAAATAGCTATTTAAATAGATAGATTTTTGAAGTTCTTTTATACTGTTTATAAACATTGAAATAACCATAAAAAACACAGATATTCCCATTGCAACATGAGCATGAGCAATAACTAAATCATTTCTGTGAAATAACCATCTGATTTCCGGAATAAAAATAATATTTCCTTCAATATCCACAAACAAAAAAGCTAATATTGAAATTAATAAAGCTTTTTTTGCATATGGTTGAATATTGCTATCTTTAAACCATCTATATAAAAGTGGAACATATAAAAGTGTTAGATATTGAGCAACCCACTCTTGATTGTAAGTTAGTGGTTCAAAAAAGATTCTATATAGAACTGTTCCAAAATAAAAAATAGTTGGGATAATCCATAAAATATTCCATCTAGCTTTAAATTCACCAATATTTAATAGTTTGATAATTAGATAATAAATTGGAAGTAAAGCCAAACTCATTCCTAAAGTGTTATCTCCATGGGGACCTGTAACTGTACTTTCAACTTGACCGATAATTGGATTCATTAAAATTAAAAGTGTTACAGGAGCTATTATTACAACCCTTAAACACACTTTTATCCATAAAGGAAGAGTTTTATAAAGTCTAATAAATTTGTATAAGGCTATGATATAAAAAACACCAGCTAAGGCTAATAAAAAGTTTAATTCATAAGCAAAATCATAAAAAGCCAAACCTCTATTTTTTCCTAAAAGCAAACTTACAACCATAAAAACCAAAAAGATATACCAAAAAATAGTATAAAGATTTAAGTATCTAAGACCCTCTTTATCAAAACCAACTTCCTTATTTATAAGTAAAAAAGGTAAATACGAAAGCATTAATGGAATAAATCCATAAAGCATTAATGAAATATGAATTGCTCTCATATTTACTGGATTTAAAGTTTCAGAGTTTAAACTAAAACCTAAAAGATTTATTGAATAAACAATCCCGAAAAACAATCCTAATGCAAAAAATGTAATAGATATTTTGAAATTTTTATCTATAAAATTACTAAAATTATTCAATTTTTCCATCCTTTACTTCATAAATTTTATTTGCTAACGCAGCTAAACTTTTATCGTGAGTTGCTACGATAATTGTTGTTCCTTTATTTGCAAATGTTTTAAATAACTCAAATACATTTAAAGAGTTTTTTGAATCCAAATTTCCAGTTGGTTCATCTGCAAAAATGATTTTTGGATTATTTATCAAAGCTCTTGCAATGGCAACTCTTTGTCTCTGACCTCCAGAAATTTCATTTGGGTATTTGTCTATTAAATTTTCAATTCCTAAAAGTGTTAATAAATCAAAAATCTCTTCTTTTGAAGCCTTTTCATTTGCAAGATTTATATTTTCTTTTACACTTAAATAATTGATTAAATAGTGGAATTGGAAAATAAAACCTATATTGTTTTTTCTAAAATCATCTATATTTTTTATATCTTTATAGTTTATATTTTCATAAACAATATCTCCACTTGTTGGTTTTAAAAGCGTTGATAAAATAGATAAAAGCGTAGATTTTCCACTTCCACTTTCTCCAATTATTGCTATAAATTCGCCACTTTTTATCTCTAGGTTTATGTTTTCTAATGCTAAATCTTTATTATAATAGTGTGTTAAATTTGTTACTTTTATCATATTTTATTTCCTTGAATTAACTCAACTGGATCTGTTTTTGCTGCATTTAAAGCAGGAATTATCGAGCCAAAAATAGCCATAAAAATTGAAGTTATAAAAATATAAAAAGCTAATTCATTTGAAATTTCACCATTTACATAACCTTGTAAACTTGAAATATTTTTTATAGAAAACAAAACAATATGTGAAATGACAAAAGCACTTATAAAACTAGTAAGTCCCAAAATAAAACTCTCACTCATAATTGAATAAACAATTTTCGAAGTACTTATTCCTAAGGCTCTTTTGATTCCAAATTCGCTTTTTCTTTGATTTATTGTGATACTCATTAAACTTACGATTCCTAATAATCCCATAGAAAAGGCGATAAACGAAATAACATTTGATGAGGTTTTTATGATTTTAAATTGATTATAGTTATCCACAAAATTTTGAGTTGATTTAGCATCAATCTGGTCACTTATAATTTTTATATCATTGATAATATTTTCAACATTAAAGTTTAGTTCAGTGTTTACCATAATCATAGAAGCTGATTTATTGAAAATTTGCCCAGCATCACTAATAGTTAAAACAACTCCACCATTTTCAAAACCAATTTCACTTTTAAAAATCCCAGAGATTTTAAAAGTTTTATTAGCAATTTGAATTTCATTTTTATTTACCAATTGGTCATATATAGATTTTCCAACAATTACTTCATCTTTTAATGGATAGTTTCCAGCAATCAATTCATAGTTTTTAAATCGATTAAAACTTGCTCCATAAACAGCAACAATTGGAAGTTTTTCAACTGGACTTGCTCCAACAATTAAAGCAGTTGATTCAAGTACTCCTTTTATTTTATTTATTTGTTCTATTAAATTTATATCTACATTTGAAAAAAATGTATCAGAAATTTTTGCTTGAGTAATGATAATATCACCGTCACTTTTAAGCATAGAAGAGTACATTGTAATTATTCCATTTGAAATAGAACTAATTAAAAAAATAGAAACAATTGAAAAAATTAGACTTAAATAGATAAGAGTAGTTTTTAGTTTATTTGCCATCAAGGCTTTTAAAGCATTAGAAATCAATAGTTTTCCTTTATTATTTTGAAGAATTTTAGGCTTTGAATATGAACTAGTAATGAATAAAATATTAACTTTTGTTCATAATTGGATAAAATACAAAAAACAAGAAAGAGTAAGTAATGAAAAAAGATTTAATAAAAATAATAAAAAAAGCTGGGAATATATTAAAAGAGGGATTTTATACGGATAAAAATATCACTTTTAAAGCAAAAAAAGATTTAGTAACTCAGTTTGATGTGGCAGTTGAAAAATATTTAAAAAAGAAATTCTCTAAAAGATTTAAAGAGTTTAATATTATTGCTGAAGAATCGGACAATTCAAATATAGAGTTTAATAACTCAATCATAATTGATCCAATAGATGGAACAACAAACTTTGTAAATGGAGTTCCCCACACTGCAATTTCTGTTGGAGTTTATAAAAATAAAAAACCATATTTAGCGATAGTTTATAATCCAATTTTAGATGAATTATACACAGCAAAAATAGGCAAGGGTGCATTTTTAAATGGTAAAAAACTAAAAGTTAGCCACGAAGATAATTTCCAAAAAGCACTGTTAGCAACAGGATTTCCATACACAAGTGGAACAGATGAAAATGATTTAAATGATGTTGTAAAAAAGATAAAAGATGTATTGCCACTTTGTCAAGATTTAAGAAGATTAGGTTCTGCATCACTTGATTTATGTTATGTGGCAAAGGGAACATATGAAGGATATTATGAAATGAATCTAAAACCTTGGGATGTAAGTGCTGGAGTTTTAATTCTTACAGAAGCAGGAGGAATTGTATCAAATATAAGTGGTGGTGAATATAATTTATTTGAAGATAAATATTTAGTTGCCTCAAATGGTAAAATTCACAATGAATTTATAAAAAATTTAAATTTATAAAATAACAAAAAAAGTGCGAAAAGCACATATTTAGTAACTATTAAATATAATAATTACAATTAAAATTTGAAAAAAGGTTTTTTTGATGTGTGGAATAGTTGGATATATTGGTAAAAAAGAGACAACAAAAATTTTATTAGATGGTTTAAAAGAGTTAGAGTACAGAGGTTATGATAGTGCTGGAATTGCTGTTTTAAAAAATGATAGAATTGATGTTTTTAAGGCTTTAGGAAAACTCGTAAATCTTGAAGAAAAAGTAAATGCAACAGCTTCAAGTGATTATGAATTAGGAATTGGTCATACAAGATGGGCAACACACGGAAAACCAACAGAATTAAATGCCCATCCACATTTAGGAGAATACTCTTATGTTGTTCATAATGGAATTATTGAAAACTATAAAGAATTAAAAGAAGAGTTAACAGCCAAAGGTCATAAATTCGTATCTCAAACAGATACAGAAGTTATAGTTCACCTATTTGAAAATTTTTATAACCAACTAAACGACACAAAAAAAGCTTTTCAAAATACTATTTTAAGACTTGAAGGTGCTTTTTCGATTCTTTTAATTACAAAAGCAGATCCAAAAAAAATATTTTTCTTTAAACACGGAAGCCCTTTAATCGTAGCAAAGGGAAATGAAAAAGAGGAAGTTTTATTTTCTTCTTCTGATGCTCCTTTAATTGGATTAGCTTCAAGTGTTGTTTATTTAGAAGATGGAGTTGGTGGAATTGCTAGTGCTGAATCAATAGAGTTTTTTAATGATAATTACTCTTGGTCAATCTTACCAACTTCAAAACAATTTGCTCAAAAAGATGGATATAGATTTTTTATGGAAAAAGAGATTTATGAGCAAAGTTCAGTGGTTAGTGATTGTATGCTTGGAAGAATAAAAGATAATGAAATTTTATTTGATGAAATTGAAAAATCAATAATAGATGGAATCAATGAGATTAAAATCTGCGCTTGTGGGACTTCATATCACGCAGGATTAACAGCTTCATATCTTTTTGAAAGGTTATCAAAAGTTAAATGTAATGTAGAAATTGCAAGTGAGTTTAGATACAAAGAGCCACTTTTAACAAAAGATACTTTATTTATCGTAATTTCTCAAAGTGGAGAAACAGCTGATACTTTAGAAGCTTTAAAAATGGCAAAAAATGCAGGTCTTAAAACACTTGTTGTTTGTAATGTTGATAACTCTTCAATGACAAGAGTAGCTGATGCAACTATTCTTACACGTGCAGGAATTGAAAAAGGAGTAGCTTCAACAAAAGCATTTTCAACTCAAACAGTTGTTTTATGGATGATGGCTTTATTTTTTGCAAAAGCGAAAAATGTAATTTCAAATGAAACTATGCAACAAGAGTTACATACTTTAAGAGAAGTTCCAAAAACTCTTTGTATTAGTGATAAAATCCATGAAAAAATGAAAAGATTATCAAAAAGATATTTACATGGACATGGATTTTTCTTTATCGGTAGAGATGTATTTTATCCACTAGCCCTTGAAGGTGCTTTAAAATTAAAAGAGATTTCATATTTACATGCTGAGGGTTATCCAGCAGGTGAAATGAAACATGGACCAATTGCTTTAGCTGATCCAGAACTTTTTACAATTGCACTTATGCCACAAAATTTACTTTATGACAAAATCAAATCAAATGTAGAAGAGTTAAGCGCACGAGATAGTACTATTTGTGCAATATCTCCACTTGATTTTGATTTAGCAGATGATTTTGTAAAAATAAATAAAACAGACCATTATATGTTAGAATTTTTTGAAATGCTAGTTGTTTTACAACTATTTTCAATGGAAATTTCAATAAGACTTGGAAATGATGTAGATATGCCAAGAAATCTTGCTAAATCTGTAACAGTAGAATAATGAAAAAATATTTATCATATATATTATTAGCATTTTTATGTTATTTGCTTTATATAAATGAAGATTCGAAATATATAGTTGCAGGAGTTGGGATTTTTATCATTGGTATGTACTTTATGGAAGATGGATTTAAGCTTTTTAGTGGTGGAATTCTCGAAAGATTAGTTGCAAAAAGTACAAGTACTGTTTCGAAATCGGTATTTTTAGGAATCACTGCAACAGCAATTCTTCAAAGTTCGTCATTAATAGCAATTATTGTAATCTCTTTTTTATCAGCAAAAATAATTTCGCTAGCAGGTGCGTTAGGTGTTGTTTTTGGATCAGCTGTTGGAACAACTACGACAACTTGGATAGTTTCAACTTTAGGTTTAAAAATTGATATTGCAGCTTTTGCACTTCCTCTGATTATTTTTGGAGTAATTTTTAGATTTTATAAAAATAAAAATATTCAAGGATTAGGAAATATACTTTTAGGTTTAGGATTTATTTTTTTAGGTATTGGATATATGAAAGATGGATTTGAAGATTTAAAAGAGGGAATAGATTTAGCACAATTTTCAGTAAATGGATATATGGGAATTATTATTTATGCATTTATTGGAATGGTTGCAACAATAATAGTTCAATCAAGTACAGCAACTCTAGCTCTAACAATTACAGCTTTATCAACGGGGCAAATAATGTATACAAATGCTATGGCAATTGCCGTTGGTGCAAATATTGGAACAGCAACAACAGCAGCTTTGGGAGCTATGGTATCAAATGCAAATAGTAAAAGAATGGCCGTTGGATTATTTATTTTTAAAGGTGTTACCGCTATTGTAACCTTGTGTCTTTTATATTTTTTAGTAGATTTGATTGATTATTTAGCTGAAATTCTTGGTATCGCACCCGATGATTGGGCTATGAAATTGGCACTTTTTCATACTTTTTTTAATTTAGCTGGTCTTATTGTATTTTCATTTTTTATTCCACGATTAGTAATATTTTTGAAAAAACTTTTTGTGGAAGATGTTGGCTCATATATACAAAAAACAAAATATTTAGATATGGAAGTAATAGCTGTTCCTTTTGCTGCATTAAAAGCTACAAGAAAAGAGACTATTCATTTGTATGAAAATGCAAGTGAAGTTTTAAGTCATGCTATTATGTTACATAGACATAGATATTTGGAAAAAAATGATATATCGAGTGTTGTAAAAGAATCAACAGATATAATCGAGTTAAATATAGATGATTTTTATCAAACTAGAATTAAATCTTTATATAGTGATATAATTTATTATTCAACTTATTTTATAAATAATTTAGAAAATGAAAAAAAAGGCTATTTGTATGATTTAAGAACTGCTTGTAGGGATATAGCTGAAGCTGTAAAAAATACAAAAGAGTTACAACAAAATATAAGTAAATATCTTTCAAGTAATAATGATTACATAAAAGATGAATATAATTACCTAAGAGAAGCTATTGCTAAAACCATAAACACGATAAATGAGATTAAAAATAGTAAAGATGAACTAGATGTTCTTTCAAAATCTGAATTATTAAAAGAGTATTTAAAAAGTTTAGATGTAATATCAACGGGAAGAATAGATGTTTTAATTAGGGAAAAAAGAATTGATAAAAAAATGGCAACTACTTTATTAAATGATAGTGCTCATGCTTATACTATAATTAACAAACTAATAAATGTAGCTAAAGTATTGTGGATAGAAGATTCAACTATAAAACAATTAGGAGAAGATTATGAAGCTGGAAAAAATTTATGAAAAAGCTAAAAAGTACTTATTATTAATTGAAGAAAAAGAAGATGTTGAAAAAAAGAAGATAGAAAAACTTCAAAATAAGATTGAAGACAAAATATCAAAATTAGAAAAAAAAATTAGAGATACAAAAAATCAAGAAGAGAAGATTAAACTAAAAGAAGAGAAAGAGCTACTTAAAAAATTTAGAAAACAATTAAAAGAAAAAAAGTAAATAACAGCTTTTTTTAGTTAATATTAGAAACTTTTTGTCTTTATGGCAAATTGAATTCTTTAAATTTTTATTTTAAATTTCTTAACAAATATAGAAAACAAAAAAATGGAAAACAAAAGATGGAAAACAACTCAAGATTTTTCTTGTGGAAAACAAAGGATGGAAAACAAAAATGCAAAACAAAAAACAATACTTATTTACAAGTGAAGTTGTAAGCCCTGGACACCCAGATAAATGCGCAGATATAATAGCTGACTCTATAGTAGACAAATTAATTATTGCAGACAAAGATAGTAGAGTAGCTTCAGAGGTTTTTGTTGCAGGGAAACATGTTGTAATTGGTGGAGAAGTAAAATCATCTGCACAATTATCAAATAAAGATTATGAAAAAATAGTTTTAGACGCACTAGCAAAAATCGGATATGATGGAAAATCAGCTTTTACAAAAGAGCAATGTTTACATCCAGATGATGTACAAGTTCAAGTTTTATTAAATCAACAAAGTCCTGATATTAATCAAGGTGTAGATCAAGTTGATGGAGAAATAGGAGCAGGAGATCAAGGAATTATGTTTGGTTTCGCTTCAAGTGAAACGGCTGATTATATGCCAGCTGCTATTACATACGCAAGAATGTTATGTGATAAAGTATATAACTATGCTTTAAAACATAATCAAAAATTAGGTGTTGATATTAAAACACAAGTTACAGTTGATTATGGGACAAAAGCTAATTTTGAAAATTGTAATCCACAAAAAATTCATACAATAGTTGTAAGTGCACCTTCAGTTGAGGGAATGCCAATTGAAGAAGTAAGAGAATTAATCCAAGGATTAATTGATGATTCAGGACTTCCATCAAATATGTATGATAAAAAATCTACAATTATTCATATTAATCCAACTGGAAGATACGTAAATCACTCTTCTTTACATGATAGTGGATTAACAGGAAGAAAATTAATTGTAGATTCATTTGGAGGATATGCACCAATTGGTGGAGGAGCTCAAAGTTCTAAAGATTATACAAAAGTTGATAGATCTGGACTTTATGCAGCAAGATGGATTGCAAAACATATAGTTGCATCTGGCTTAGCAAAAAAAGCAATTGTACAAATCTCTTATGCAATTGGAGTTGCTCGACCAACGTCAGTTTCTGTTGATACAATGGGTTCTTATACAAAATTTGATGATGATAAATTATCACAATTTGTAATG from Arcobacter suis CECT 7833 encodes:
- a CDS encoding Na/Pi cotransporter family protein, which codes for MKKYLSYILLAFLCYLLYINEDSKYIVAGVGIFIIGMYFMEDGFKLFSGGILERLVAKSTSTVSKSVFLGITATAILQSSSLIAIIVISFLSAKIISLAGALGVVFGSAVGTTTTTWIVSTLGLKIDIAAFALPLIIFGVIFRFYKNKNIQGLGNILLGLGFIFLGIGYMKDGFEDLKEGIDLAQFSVNGYMGIIIYAFIGMVATIIVQSSTATLALTITALSTGQIMYTNAMAIAVGANIGTATTAALGAMVSNANSKRMAVGLFIFKGVTAIVTLCLLYFLVDLIDYLAEILGIAPDDWAMKLALFHTFFNLAGLIVFSFFIPRLVIFLKKLFVEDVGSYIQKTKYLDMEVIAVPFAALKATRKETIHLYENASEVLSHAIMLHRHRYLEKNDISSVVKESTDIIELNIDDFYQTRIKSLYSDIIYYSTYFINNLENEKKGYLYDLRTACRDIAEAVKNTKELQQNISKYLSSNNDYIKDEYNYLREAIAKTINTINEIKNSKDELDVLSKSELLKEYLKSLDVISTGRIDVLIREKRIDKKMATTLLNDSAHAYTIINKLINVAKVLWIEDSTIKQLGEDYEAGKNL
- the metK gene encoding methionine adenosyltransferase, producing the protein MQNKKQYLFTSEVVSPGHPDKCADIIADSIVDKLIIADKDSRVASEVFVAGKHVVIGGEVKSSAQLSNKDYEKIVLDALAKIGYDGKSAFTKEQCLHPDDVQVQVLLNQQSPDINQGVDQVDGEIGAGDQGIMFGFASSETADYMPAAITYARMLCDKVYNYALKHNQKLGVDIKTQVTVDYGTKANFENCNPQKIHTIVVSAPSVEGMPIEEVRELIQGLIDDSGLPSNMYDKKSTIIHINPTGRYVNHSSLHDSGLTGRKLIVDSFGGYAPIGGGAQSSKDYTKVDRSGLYAARWIAKHIVASGLAKKAIVQISYAIGVARPTSVSVDTMGSYTKFDDDKLSQFVMDTFPLTPRWITQKFALDKPSEKTFLYADVAARGQVGQSDYPWEKLDELEKFENIQ
- the glmS gene encoding glutamine--fructose-6-phosphate transaminase (isomerizing), giving the protein MCGIVGYIGKKETTKILLDGLKELEYRGYDSAGIAVLKNDRIDVFKALGKLVNLEEKVNATASSDYELGIGHTRWATHGKPTELNAHPHLGEYSYVVHNGIIENYKELKEELTAKGHKFVSQTDTEVIVHLFENFYNQLNDTKKAFQNTILRLEGAFSILLITKADPKKIFFFKHGSPLIVAKGNEKEEVLFSSSDAPLIGLASSVVYLEDGVGGIASAESIEFFNDNYSWSILPTSKQFAQKDGYRFFMEKEIYEQSSVVSDCMLGRIKDNEILFDEIEKSIIDGINEIKICACGTSYHAGLTASYLFERLSKVKCNVEIASEFRYKEPLLTKDTLFIVISQSGETADTLEALKMAKNAGLKTLVVCNVDNSSMTRVADATILTRAGIEKGVASTKAFSTQTVVLWMMALFFAKAKNVISNETMQQELHTLREVPKTLCISDKIHEKMKRLSKRYLHGHGFFFIGRDVFYPLALEGALKLKEISYLHAEGYPAGEMKHGPIALADPELFTIALMPQNLLYDKIKSNVEELSARDSTICAISPLDFDLADDFVKINKTDHYMLEFFEMLVVLQLFSMEISIRLGNDVDMPRNLAKSVTVE